From Clostridium sp. SY8519:
CAAAGATGAATCAGATCATGCGGATCGACACAAGAAATAACATGTGCCTGATCGAAGCAGGTGTGACATATGCACAGCTGAATGAGGAGCTTGCAAAGCGGGGCTATTATGTTGAGCATCCGCTCCTTCCAAGGGCAGATAAATCTGTTCTTGCAAGTCTGCTTGACAGAGAACCTGTCATGTCGCCAAAACATTGCTGGGATGTGCCGGATCCGCTGACCTGTGTTGAGCTGGTCATGGGAAACGGAGAACTTTTCCGGACAGGATCAGCTGCAGGACCGGGAACGTTGGACGAAATGCTCGAGTCCGGTTGCGCGATCAACCAGCCACAGGGCCCGTATACACTGGATCTTGTCCGTGTTATGAGTGGCGCACAGGGGACACTTGCAATCGCAACATGGGCATCTGTTAAGATCCGCCCGATTGGCAGCATGTGTGAGCTGGTATATGTACAGAGTGATGACGTGGAGGTACTGGCAGCTTACAGCTCAGATGTGATCCGCCGAAGACTGGGTGAGAATACCTTTATCGTAAATAAGGCAGCATTTGCCCAGATTACAGGAATCAAAGCAGAACTGAAAGACTGGATCATGGTAAGCGATGTCAGAGGATACCGGTACTTCCCGGAGAGATATCTTGAGAATCAGATCGCAGATATGGAAGACCTTGCAAAAGAAGCAGGCCTTACGCTCGAAAAAGAGATCTCCGGTGTCTGCAATCAGACCGTACAGGCTAGTATCGACGGAATCTCAGAGCAGGATAACTACTGGAGAGACCGCATCGGCGAAAACAGATCAGATCTTTTCTTCCAGTCTACATTGGACCGTGTGGTACTTTACAGCAAACTGGCAGAATGTGTTGCAGAAAAATGCGGAATCGATCCGAAGAGCACAAGTATTTATGTACAGCCGCTGATGATGGGCAGAAGCTGTCATGTTGAGATCCAGGCTGCAGGAAGTGCAGATCAGATCGCAGAATATGAAAAAATGCTTGGCAACATTCTCCTCGATAACAAGGCATTCTTCTCAAGACCTTATGGAGAATTGACCAAACAGGTCTTTGCAAAGAGCAGTTCACAGACACCGTTTATGAATAATATCAAGGAATTCTTTGACGAGAAGCACGTCATGAATCCCGGAAGAATGTT
This genomic window contains:
- a CDS encoding FAD-binding oxidoreductase, which gives rise to MSNISRYIDVLKEMDSALEIVTDEAVCQAFADGNDGKNPAVAPKAVVYPTKPEQIQPIVKAANETGVSLVVRSSQGTRSEHASSLPAEGTESVMINLSKMNQIMRIDTRNNMCLIEAGVTYAQLNEELAKRGYYVEHPLLPRADKSVLASLLDREPVMSPKHCWDVPDPLTCVELVMGNGELFRTGSAAGPGTLDEMLESGCAINQPQGPYTLDLVRVMSGAQGTLAIATWASVKIRPIGSMCELVYVQSDDVEVLAAYSSDVIRRRLGENTFIVNKAAFAQITGIKAELKDWIMVSDVRGYRYFPERYLENQIADMEDLAKEAGLTLEKEISGVCNQTVQASIDGISEQDNYWRDRIGENRSDLFFQSTLDRVVLYSKLAECVAEKCGIDPKSTSIYVQPLMMGRSCHVEIQAAGSADQIAEYEKMLGNILLDNKAFFSRPYGELTKQVFAKSSSQTPFMNNIKEFFDEKHVMNPGRMFA